The Gadus morhua chromosome 10, gadMor3.0, whole genome shotgun sequence genome segment cgttagaattggtttgcgttaacgccgttaataacgcgtttaactgacagctctaatatacctatatactgtatgtatgtatgtatgtatgtatgtatgtatgtatgtatgtatgtatgtatgtatgtatgtatatttacagaatatgtatgtgtataggTATATGTATAgactcatagacacacatggagggagagggagacagaatgagggagggagaaagagagagtggaagggagagagagagagagagagagagagagagagagagagagagagagagagagagagagagagagagagagagagagagagagagagagagagagagagagagagagagagagagagagagagagagagagagagtgagggagggagagagagagacagagtgagggagggagggagagagagagacagagagagagagagagagagtgagagagaatttaatagagagggagcgagagagacgagCGTGgaagagaggtgaagagagagatgggggaggcatGAGGAGTGATGGGGGGGTTAGAGTGGGTGTGTGAAGAAGAGAAGACCGATGTCCTGATCGCAGTAATCTACAGACCACCGTTTCCTGTCAGGTTTATAGTGACGAGGTtgtgatacatatatatatatatatatatagataatatatatatatatatatatataaacaagaGAAACCACATAACCATGGTTGTTCAGTTGGATTTAGAACAGATCTGGTGTGAGTCTGCTCCCCTCCTCCCGTTCTGCACTTACAAAGGTCTGGCCTCTAGTGGAGGTCCTGCTTCTAGCGGAGGTCTGGCCTCTAGTGAAGGTCTGGCCTCTAGTAAAGGTCTGGCCTCTAGTGAAGGTCCTGCCTCTAGTGGAGGTCTGGCCTCTAGTGAAGGTCTGGCCTCTAGTGAAGGTCCTGCCTCTAGTGGAGGTCTGGCCTCTAGTGAAGGTCTGGCCTCTAGTAAAGGTCTGGCCTCTAGTGAAGGTCCTGCCTCTAGTGGAGGTCTGGCCTCTAGTGAAGGTCCTGCCTCTAGTGAAGGTCTGGCCTCTAGTAAAGGTCTGGCCTCTAGGGAAGGTCCTGCCTCTAGTGGAGGTCTGGCCTCTAGTGAAGGTCCTGCCTCTAGTGGAGGTCTGGCCTCTAGTGAAGGTCCTGCCTCTAGTGGAGGTCTGGCCTCTAGTGAAGGTCCTGCCTCTAGTGCAGGTCTGGCCTCTAGTGAAGGTCCAGCCTCTAGTCCATTACCTGGAGCTCCAGCCTCTAGAGGACCTGCGCCTGGTCCTTGCCCCCCGGGGGAGGAGCTGCTCCTGGCCCTTGCCCCCCGGGGTAGGAGCTGGTCCTGGCCCTGGCCCCCTCAGAGAAGGACCTGCTCCTGGCCCGGCCCCCCCTGGGAGCTGGTTGGCAGGCAGCAGGTCCCAGGACGCTCCCTGGTTGTGGGGCTCTGGAGGGGCGGCCCTGCATTATTCATGTCCCTGTGAATAGCTTAGCATCATATTAGGAGGGGACTCATGCCTCCGCTCTCATCCAATCACTCAGCCTTATGAGATGGAGGAGGCaatggcattgtgtgtgtttagacgggggggggggggggggggggggggggcggggcaggggtcAAGGGCGGGGCATGCTTTCAGCTACCTGTGATGTCATTACACGGGTTGTACAGAGGCTGGACTGAAACACGTTTCCTGTTCCACCAGACAGATTCCTCATGTAATCCTCATGTCATCCCCTGATGACCTGATACTCTGATCAGCATATCATGCTATGAGGACATCATATCATAATTAACATGATGATTACATCACTAATGTATGTTATCTCATCTCATGAAGAGTGGGATGAGATTACATCACTATGACCTATAGTATAGTGTACAGTCCTTATATTATCACATTAGATTTCTACATCTAGACCTGTAGTTCTATAGACGCTAACATCTACACCTGTAGTACTATAGACCTGTACATGTAGACCTGTAGTTTTATAGACCTGGACCTGTACATCTAGACCTGTAGTTCTATAGACCTTAACATCTAGACCTGTAGTTCTATAGACCTGGACCTGTACATCTAGACCTGTAGTTCTATAGCCCGGGACCAGTACAACTAGACCTGTAGTTCTATAGACCTTAATATCTAGACCTGTAGTTCTATAGACCTGGACCTGTACATCTAGACCTGTAGTTCTGTAGACCTGGACCTGTACATCTAGACCTTTAGTTCTATAGACCTTAACATCTAGACCTGTAGTTCTATAGACCTGGACCTGTACATCTAGACCTGTAGTTCTATAGCCCTGGACCGGTACAACTAGACCTGTAGTTTTATAGACCTTCGATGGTAGGGATTGAGTGTCCATGCGGCCGTGGACAAACCATAATAACCTAACGCCACTAATTGCTACCCATATTTCATTCAGATAAAACACCTCCATTTTCAGGCTGAACTGACTTCAGATCTGCCTCGTCTAGCTGCCAGGTACTAAATTAACCGTCGCTAACGGCTAATCATAACCAGAGCAGCAGGCCCTAGCAAGGGCAGGAGCAAAGCATGAAGAGAGTTGGAGTTCACAATAGATGTGTTGGTGTGCGATGAACATTAGCTCTGATAAGTAGTAAATGTCCCTCCATGATGTTCGCTGGTTACTGGGAGAGCACTGGCTTTCCTGTTCTCtaactggttctactggtcttactggttctactggtcccCAGCCTCAGCAGCCTGCAGGTAATGCTAGTTCTGGTTCtaactggttctactggttctaACTGGTCtaactggttctactggttctaAGTGGTCTTACTGGTCCCCAGGCCTCAGCACCCTGCAGGTGGTCCTGGTACCAGTTCTACTTGTCTAACTGGTCTTACTGGTCTGCAGGCCTCAGCACCCTGCAGGTTGTCCTGGACACGGCGGCCGAGAGGAAGTGGCATGTGACGGCCATCAACGTGGGCAACCTGAAGGACGAGAGGAAGGACGAGGCGTACCGCTCGCTGTTCCAGGACCTGGAGACCAAGAAGGAGCGCAGGGTCATCCTGGACTGTGAGCAGGACAAGGTCAAGGACATCATGGAGCAGGTAGGATGAGCCCTCCTGGTGCCGGTAGTAGACCACCTCATGGAGCCGGTAGTAGACCCCGTTCTGGAGCCGGTCGTAGACCACCTCATGGAGCCGGTAGTAGACCCCGTTCTGGAGCCGGTCGTAGACCACCTCATGGAGCCGGTAGTAGACCCCGTTCTGGAGCCGGTAGTAGACCACCTCATGGAGCCGGTAGGAGACCCCGTTCTGGAGCCGGTAGTAGACCACCTCATGGAGCCGGTAGGAGACCCCGTTCTGGAGCCGGTAGTAGACCACCTCATGGAGCCGGTAGGAGACCCCGTTCTGGAGCCGGTAGGAGACCACCTCCTGGTGCCGGTAGTAGACCACCTCATGGAGCCAGTAGgagagacgcctcaccctaactgctcccgacgagctggctgtcgccttgcttgTCTGACTCTGTCGATGCAAACATCTTCCTGTGAATTCAGGAAGCAGTTATTAAGGGCACTGACTGCAGGGATCTGGAATCAGACCCAGaacctttgggctgggagtcaGCGCCTTAAGCGCGAGCGGAATGTCCTTACCCTCCCGAGCTGTACATGAAGAGGCCTCCAGAACCAGCCGGTTCATGTTCTTTGTGATAGTCTGTTGCACCCTGCCGTAGCGACTGAACAGAGAGAGCTTTGGCTCAGGGCTGAACACAAGCGCAGAGCACAGAGAGGCTGATGTTACGCCGTTAAGCCCGTTGACGGCTCTTTGAAGCCCCCTGAATACAGACAGCTCAAACACCATCCTACCTTTCAACCGTCTTAATCTGAGAAGCGGATTATCAAACAGGAATATTCCTGCTGCTTCGGTTGCTCCTAGGGTTGCCACCTTGGATTTGGGAAAAAAAGGGACACTCGATCAAATGTTTGGGGCGGAGGGCTCGGCCATTATTACCAGTTCAGACTGACCAATGAACATACAATTCGGACAAAGGAGACGGAAACAAAGTCATGTTAATAAATGTATTCGTTCAGGGGTCACCAGGTTGGATGTACACCAGCAGATAATTTCAGTCCTGCAGCCATGTCAACACACTAGActagaacacagagagagacaaacttTCAACATTGCTATTATttcaacatttatatttttgtatttcttgtttgttttggtgttgagtgtgtgtgtgtgtgtgtgtttgtttgattatACGTATGTGATTAGATTAGTATGAGTTTATGTTTGTACGAGACTCGGAATGTATGGTTAatataactgtatttatggacTCCAGGAATAATAGCTATGCTACTGTGCTGCTGCAAATGGAtatccaataaaaaataatttaatcaataatcaataaatcaatatgGTCTATTAGAATTTTATGAAGAATGTTAGCCTCTATATGTTAGCCTCTACCTGTTAGCCTCTTTATGTTAGCCTCTATCTGTTAGCCTCTATATGTTAGCCTCCTCCTGTTAGCCTCTACCTGTTAGCCTCTTTATGTTAGCCTCTGGTTGGGAGCCTTCATCAACTAGCCTCTGTACTATTTTTGTTGGTTTACTAAGGACGTGTGTATAATGAATAATGTAGTCTGCTAACCCATTTTATGAGAATAACTTCCACAGTAAATTTGTCGATTTATATAAATGTTCCAGAGATCAATTATTAAAGTCTTTCTAAAAGGTTATTccctgtgtttatgttttcCAGGTCGTCACCATTGGCAGACATGTCAAAGGCTACCATTACATCATCGCCAATCTGGTAGGTCGCTCtgttatgaataataaagttACACTTTTGGATTATTGAGATGCTGATGGTGATggcgatgatgatggtgatggtgatagATGATTATGAAGGTGATGGATGATGgttatggtgatggtgatgatgatggtgatgatgatagatgatgatgatggtgatgatgatggtgatggatgATAGATGATGGTAAAGGTGATGGTGATAGATGATGGGTGATGGTGATAGATGAtgggcccctccccccagggctTCATCGACGGGGACCTCTCTAAGATCCAGTACGGGGGGGCAAACGTGTCCGGCTTCCAGATCGTGGACTTCGAGGAGCCGCTGGTGGCCAAGTTCGACCAGCGGTGGGAGgccctggaggagaaggagtacCCAGGGGCCGACAGCAAGATACGGGTAGGACCCCtgatacacaccacacacacacaatacacacaataaacacaatatacacaccACAATGCTCaccctggaggagaaggtggatcCAGGGGCAGACAGCAAGATATGGGTTAGGACCAacaccctcatacacacacacactacacactaacacactacacactacacacattgGAGGAGGGTGTATAAGTCCCATGTCCTAGCTGActgttctctcctcctcctcctccttctccccctcctcctcccccctcccccctcctcctcctcctcccccccccctcctcccctcctcctcctccccccccacctcctcctcctcctccccccctcctccccccccccctcctcctcccccctcctcctcctcagtacACCTCCGCCCTGACCTACGACGCGGTGCAGGTGATGACGGAGGCGTTCCGCTCGCTCCACAAGCAGCGCATCGACATCTCGCGCCGCGCCAACAACGGGGACTGCCTGGCCAACCCGGCCGTACCCTGGGCCCACGGCGTGGAGATCGAGAGGGCCCTGAAACAGGtcctcacacgcacgcacgcacacacacacacacagagggcccTGAAACATGtcctcacacgcacgcacgcacgcacacacacacacacacacacacacacacacacacacacacacacagagggcccTGAAACAGGtcctcacacgcacgcacacacacacacacacacacacacacacacacacacacacacacacagagggcccTGAAACAggtccacacacgcacgcacgcacacgcacgcacgcatacacgcacgcacgcacacacacacacacagagggcccTGAAACAGGtcctcacgcacgcacgcacgcatgcacacacacacaaacacacacagagggcccTGAAAcaggtcctcacacacacaaacacacacacacacacacacacacacacacacacacacacacacacacacacacacacagacacacacatgcaaacagaggGCCATCAAACAggtcctcactcactcactgatacacactcacttacacacacacactctatactCTACTTtatactctccctctctctctctctctctctctctctctctctctctctcgctctctctctgggtactgtgtgtgtaggtgcgtgttGATGGACTGACTGGTAATATCCAGTTTGACCAGCATGGGAAGCGCGTCAACTACTCGGTCAACATCATGGAGCTCAAGAACAACGGACCGGTCAAGGTGATTAAATGCTACTAACCGTAACTAGCCCTTACTAACCATATCTAACCCTACTAACCATAACTTACCCCACCTATTGATGGTCTTGTTGTAGTTATTGACtgtcttgttgttgttattgacaGTCTTTTTGTTATTGACGGTTTTGCTGTTATTGACGTCTTGTTGTTTACATAGACAgtcttgttgttgttattgacggtcttgttattgtttttgtctTATTCAACAGATCGGCTACTGGAATGAAATGGACAAGATGGCCGTCACAAAGTCTGACGTCTTTGCAAACGAATCTACAGGAATGGAAAACAAGACGGTTATTGTTACCACCATCTTGGTGAGAATatcctccattctctctctcacacacacacacacacaaacacacacaaacacagacttatactcactctctctccttctctctctctctctctctctctctctctctctctctctctctctctctctctctctctctctctctctctctctctctctctctctctctctctctctctctctctctctctctctctctctctctctctcctatgatTGCCTATCCCATAAGCTCCAGGCTTTGCATGTGATTATATCaataatgtataatatgatgTATATACTAGGCCGTGGGTGTTAAGTATCTCTTAGTATGCATGGCCAAGTGGGATTGAACCAATAACCAGGCTGTCTGAGTTGATCATGCAACAGTTTCACCAAAATGGCTTCATTAACTTCATAAATCAACTTTATTATGTTTGTAATGAAACATATTCAATTTAGTAGTTGTACTAGTCTACTACTATGATTTTATATGTTTGTATTCCCATCTTAAAATTGGTTGAGGAGGGATAAGGTTAGCGTATGAATCTTTGTATTCAGGAGGTTAGTGTATGAATGAGTGAGTCTTTTACTTCAGGAGGTTATGAATGAGTGAGTCTATGTCCTCAGGAGGTTTTGACTGAGTGATTGTGAGTCTGCAGGAggttgagtgagtgtgttatgACTAAatggtgtgtgtctccatgaggTTGGGTCATGACTGAGTGAGTCTGTGCCtccatgagtgagtgtgtcatgactgactgagtgtgtgtctgcaggaagCACCCTATGTGATGCTGAAGAAGAACTCGGACCTGTTCGTTGACAACGAGCGCTACGAGGGTTACTGCGTGGACCTGGCCGCCGAGATCGCCAAGCACTGCGGCTTCAAGTACCAGCTGAAGGTGGTCGGCGACGGCAAGTACGGCGCCCGCGACGCTGAGACCAAGATCTGGAACGGCATGGTCGGGGAGCTCGTCTACGGGGTAAGCCCTGATTCGACGCTTCCTTTAGGAGCCCGGTCATGATTGGATACtcgtggtgtgtttgtttggttcaGTTTTGGAGCGTTGTTGTCTGATATTGATCCGTACGTTATTAAGTGATTCACTGTCTATCTGCAGTAGTGACTGCACTGTACACAGAGAAGGAGCAGCAGGAACGTACTCACTCAGTAGACATTTAGATGGTCTGTTACATTTACATCTACAGTGAGGGGATTTTGctgaggcttttatccaaagcgacttacaaccattcattcacaaattcacacaccgacggcggagtcgaccacgcagggcgacagccagctcgtcaggagctgTTGGGGGGAGGtgacttgctcagggacaccttgaaacttcgctaggaggagccagggatcgaactagcaaccttccggtttccagtcaacccgctctacctcctgagctactgtcaCCCTGTCGTTGTGTTCATATTGGGATCCGAGACTCCGGTCCAAGATCCCAGCTGGGCATCATGAAGGACCATCTGATGGTCCAATATGGTCTCAAAGTAGCCAGGACTGACCTGTGATCTGCCTCTTGATAACGAGGAGACTCTGACCACTGAACCTCTGACTTGTGTTGGCAGAAAGCGGACATCGCGGTGGCTCCCCTGACCATCACCCTGGTGCGCGAGGAGGTGATCGACTTCTCCAAGCCCTTCATGTCGCTGGGCATCTCCATCATGATCAAGAAGCCTCAGAAGTCCAAACCCGGCGTGTTCTCCTTCCTGGACCCGCTGGCCTACGAGATCTGGATGTGCATCGTGTTCGCCTACATCGGGGTCAGCGTTGTGTTGTTCCTGGTCAGCCGCTTCAGCCCCTACGAGTGGCACACCGAGGAGTACGAGGACGGCCAGATCCAGACCAACGAGTCCACCAACGAGTTCGGCATCTTCAACAGCCTCTGGTTCTCGCTCGGCGCCTTCATGAGACAAGGCTGCGACATCTCCCCCAGGTACGGGCCTCCAAAACCGCCTCTAACCTCCCCCAGGTACCAGCCTCCAGACCGCCTCTAACCTCCCCCAGGTACCAGCCTCCAGACCGCCTCTGACCTCCCCCATGGCCTGGACCTCTTGGTGACCAGACCTTAACTCCCAATAACTTCCTGGTGACCAGACCTTATCTCCCCCATAGCCTCCGGGTGACGTGACCTTAACTCCCCAGTTAGCTGGACCTCATTCCTCTCGACCAGCTTTTGACCTAACTACAGAATCACCTTGTCGTTTCGTTGCGAAGTGAATGTTCCTTGGCTCTCTCTTCCATCCGTGTTGTCATGTGTGTtccgtctcccctccccccaggtcTCTGTCCGGCCGCATTGTGGGGGGCGTCTGGTGGTTCttcaccctcatcatcatctcctcctACACGGCCAACCTGGCCGCCTTCCTCACGGTGGAGCGGATGGTGTCGCCCATCGAGAGCGCCGAGGACCTGGCCAAGCAGACGGAGATCGCCTACGGGACGCTGGACTCTGGTTCCACCAAGGAGTTCTTCAGGGTAGGGTTTCTCTTCATAATCATACCTCCGGACCTCGACCCCAAGACTTCCACCACAAGACCTCCACCTAACCTCAAGACCtaccagacctcctcctccaccttcacctccaaacctccacctccagacctaccagacctcctcctccaccttcacctccaaacctccacctccagaccTACCagacctcttcctccaccttcacctccaaacctccacctccagaccTACCagacctcttcctccaccttcacctccaaacctccacctccagacctaccagacctcctcctccaccttcacctccaaacctccacctccagaccTACCAGACCTCTTCCTCCAACTCACTGCAAAcctaccaaacacacacctaaaaaGCTCCACCTCCAGACCTACCAGACCTCCTGCCTCACCTCCAAACCAACCCTTCCAGACCTTTACATCCAGTCCTCCACCCTAAACCCTCATTCAGCCGCCCTGTGtagctcacctcctccctctcccccctacagCGCTCCAAGATCGCCCTGTTTGACAAGATGTGGACGTACATGCGCAGCGCCGAGCCCTCGGTGTTCGTGAAGACCACGGCCGAGGGCGTGGTCAGGGTCCGCAAATCCAAGGGGAAGTACGCCTACCTGCTGGAGTCCACCATGAACGAGTACATCGAGCAGAGGAAGCCCTGTGACACCATGAAGGTCGGAGGCAACCTGGACTCCAAGGGCTACGGAATCGCTACGCCCAAAGGATCTTCATTAAGGTGGGTGGAGTAGTATAAC includes the following:
- the gria2b gene encoding glutamate receptor 2b isoform X2; its protein translation is MRRTNEETRRTHEEMPRLMNLSVLFLLLVGSVVGGSPSVQIGGLFPRGADQEYSAFRVGMVQFGTSDFRLTPHIDNLEVANSFAVTNCFCSQYARGVYAIFGFYDKKSVNTITSFCGTLHVSFITPSFPLDGTQQFILQMRPDIKGPLLSLIEYYKWDKFAYLYDSDRGLSTLQVVLDTAAERKWHVTAINVGNLKDERKDEAYRSLFQDLETKKERRVILDCEQDKVKDIMEQVVTIGRHVKGYHYIIANLGFIDGDLSKIQYGGANVSGFQIVDFEEPLVAKFDQRWEALEEKEYPGADSKIRYTSALTYDAVQVMTEAFRSLHKQRIDISRRANNGDCLANPAVPWAHGVEIERALKQVRVDGLTGNIQFDQHGKRVNYSVNIMELKNNGPVKIGYWNEMDKMAVTKSDVFANESTGMENKTVIVTTILEAPYVMLKKNSDLFVDNERYEGYCVDLAAEIAKHCGFKYQLKVVGDGKYGARDAETKIWNGMVGELVYGKADIAVAPLTITLVREEVIDFSKPFMSLGISIMIKKPQKSKPGVFSFLDPLAYEIWMCIVFAYIGVSVVLFLVSRFSPYEWHTEEYEDGQIQTNESTNEFGIFNSLWFSLGAFMRQGCDISPRSLSGRIVGGVWWFFTLIIISSYTANLAAFLTVERMVSPIESAEDLAKQTEIAYGTLDSGSTKEFFRRSKIALFDKMWTYMRSAEPSVFVKTTAEGVVRVRKSKGKYAYLLESTMNEYIEQRKPCDTMKVGGNLDSKGYGIATPKGSSLRTPVNLAVLKLSEQGVLDKLKNKWWYDKGECGAKDSGSKEKTSALSLSNVAGVFYILVGGLGLAMLVALIEFCYKSRAEAARMKMTLGDAMRNKARLSITGSTGENGRVVTPEFPKAAHCAPYARPEMGLNVSLTDLS
- the gria2b gene encoding glutamate receptor 2b isoform X5, with protein sequence MRRTNEETRRTHEEMPRLMNLSVLFLLLVGSVVGGSPSVQIGGLFPRGADQEYSAFRVGMVQFGTSDFRLTPHIDNLEVANSFAVTNCFCSQYARGVYAIFGFYDKKSVNTITSFCGTLHVSFITPSFPLDGTQQFILQMRPDIKGPLLSLIEYYKWDKFAYLYDSDRGLSTLQVVLDTAAERKWHVTAINVGNLKDERKDEAYRSLFQDLETKKERRVILDCEQDKVKDIMEQVVTIGRHVKGYHYIIANLGFIDGDLSKIQYGGANVSGFQIVDFEEPLVAKFDQRWEALEEKEYPGADSKIRYTSALTYDAVQVMTEAFRSLHKQRIDISRRANNGDCLANPAVPWAHGVEIERALKQVRVDGLTGNIQFDQHGKRVNYSVNIMELKNNGPVKIGYWNEMDKMAVTKSDVFANESTGMENKTVIVTTILEAPYVMLKKNSDLFVDNERYEGYCVDLAAEIAKHCGFKYQLKVVGDGKYGARDAETKIWNGMVGELVYGKADIAVAPLTITLVREEVIDFSKPFMSLGISIMIKKPQKSKPGVFSFLDPLAYEIWMCIVFAYIGVSVVLFLVSRFSPYEWHTEEYEDGQIQTNESTNEFGIFNSLWFSLGAFMRQGCDISPRSLSGRIVGGVWWFFTLIIISSYTANLAAFLTVERMVSPIESAEDLAKQTEIAYGTLDSGSTKEFFRRSKIALFDKMWTYMRSAEPSVFVKTTAEGVVRVRKSKGKYAYLLESTMNEYIEQRKPCDTMKVGGNLDSKGYGIATPKGSSLRNAVNLAVLKLNEQGLLDKLKNKWWYDKGECGSGGGDSKEKTSALSLSNVAGVFYILVGGLGLAMLVALIEFCYKSRAEAARMKVAKNAQTINPTSSQNSQNFATYKEGYNMTLGDAMRNKARLSITGSTGENGRVVTPEFPKAAHCAPYARPEMGLNVSLTDLS
- the gria2b gene encoding glutamate receptor 2b isoform X3 — its product is MRRTNEETRRTHEEMPRLMNLSVLFLLLVGSVVGGSPSVQIGGLFPRGADQEYSAFRVGMVQFGTSDFRLTPHIDNLEVANSFAVTNCFCSQYARGVYAIFGFYDKKSVNTITSFCGTLHVSFITPSFPLDGTQQFILQMRPDIKGPLLSLIEYYKWDKFAYLYDSDRGLSTLQVVLDTAAERKWHVTAINVGNLKDERKDEAYRSLFQDLETKKERRVILDCEQDKVKDIMEQVVTIGRHVKGYHYIIANLGFIDGDLSKIQYGGANVSGFQIVDFEEPLVAKFDQRWEALEEKEYPGADSKIRYTSALTYDAVQVMTEAFRSLHKQRIDISRRANNGDCLANPAVPWAHGVEIERALKQVRVDGLTGNIQFDQHGKRVNYSVNIMELKNNGPVKIGYWNEMDKMAVTKSDVFANESTGMENKTVIVTTILEAPYVMLKKNSDLFVDNERYEGYCVDLAAEIAKHCGFKYQLKVVGDGKYGARDAETKIWNGMVGELVYGKADIAVAPLTITLVREEVIDFSKPFMSLGISIMIKKPQKSKPGVFSFLDPLAYEIWMCIVFAYIGVSVVLFLVSRFSPYEWHTEEYEDGQIQTNESTNEFGIFNSLWFSLGAFMRQGCDISPRSLSGRIVGGVWWFFTLIIISSYTANLAAFLTVERMVSPIESAEDLAKQTEIAYGTLDSGSTKEFFRRSKIALFDKMWTYMRSAEPSVFVKTTAEGVVRVRKSKGKYAYLLESTMNEYIEQRKPCDTMKVGGNLDSKGYGIATPKGSSLRNAVNLAVLKLNEQGLLDKLKNKWWYDKGECGSGGGDSKEKTSALSLSNVAGVFYILVGGLGLAMLVALIEFCYKSRAEAARMKVAKNAQTINPTSSQNSQNFATYKEGYNVYGIESVKI
- the gria2b gene encoding glutamate receptor 2b isoform X1, yielding MRRTNEETRRTHEEMPRLMNLSVLFLLLVGSVVGGSPSVQIGGLFPRGADQEYSAFRVGMVQFGTSDFRLTPHIDNLEVANSFAVTNCFCSQYARGVYAIFGFYDKKSVNTITSFCGTLHVSFITPSFPLDGTQQFILQMRPDIKGPLLSLIEYYKWDKFAYLYDSDRGLSTLQVVLDTAAERKWHVTAINVGNLKDERKDEAYRSLFQDLETKKERRVILDCEQDKVKDIMEQVVTIGRHVKGYHYIIANLGFIDGDLSKIQYGGANVSGFQIVDFEEPLVAKFDQRWEALEEKEYPGADSKIRYTSALTYDAVQVMTEAFRSLHKQRIDISRRANNGDCLANPAVPWAHGVEIERALKQVRVDGLTGNIQFDQHGKRVNYSVNIMELKNNGPVKIGYWNEMDKMAVTKSDVFANESTGMENKTVIVTTILEAPYVMLKKNSDLFVDNERYEGYCVDLAAEIAKHCGFKYQLKVVGDGKYGARDAETKIWNGMVGELVYGKADIAVAPLTITLVREEVIDFSKPFMSLGISIMIKKPQKSKPGVFSFLDPLAYEIWMCIVFAYIGVSVVLFLVSRFSPYEWHTEEYEDGQIQTNESTNEFGIFNSLWFSLGAFMRQGCDISPRSLSGRIVGGVWWFFTLIIISSYTANLAAFLTVERMVSPIESAEDLAKQTEIAYGTLDSGSTKEFFRRSKIALFDKMWTYMRSAEPSVFVKTTAEGVVRVRKSKGKYAYLLESTMNEYIEQRKPCDTMKVGGNLDSKGYGIATPKGSSLRNAVNLAVLKLNEQGLLDKLKNKWWYDKGECGSGGGDSKEKTSALSLSNVAGVFYILVGGLGLAMLVALIEFCYKSRAEAARMKMTLGDAMRNKARLSITGSTGENGRVVTPEFPKAAHCAPYARPEMGLNVSLTDLS
- the gria2b gene encoding glutamate receptor 2b isoform X4; its protein translation is MRRTNEETRRTHEEMPRLMNLSVLFLLLVGSVVGGSPSVQIGGLFPRGADQEYSAFRVGMVQFGTSDFRLTPHIDNLEVANSFAVTNCFCSQYARGVYAIFGFYDKKSVNTITSFCGTLHVSFITPSFPLDGTQQFILQMRPDIKGPLLSLIEYYKWDKFAYLYDSDRGLSTLQVVLDTAAERKWHVTAINVGNLKDERKDEAYRSLFQDLETKKERRVILDCEQDKVKDIMEQVVTIGRHVKGYHYIIANLGFIDGDLSKIQYGGANVSGFQIVDFEEPLVAKFDQRWEALEEKEYPGADSKIRYTSALTYDAVQVMTEAFRSLHKQRIDISRRANNGDCLANPAVPWAHGVEIERALKQVRVDGLTGNIQFDQHGKRVNYSVNIMELKNNGPVKIGYWNEMDKMAVTKSDVFANESTGMENKTVIVTTILEAPYVMLKKNSDLFVDNERYEGYCVDLAAEIAKHCGFKYQLKVVGDGKYGARDAETKIWNGMVGELVYGKADIAVAPLTITLVREEVIDFSKPFMSLGISIMIKKPQKSKPGVFSFLDPLAYEIWMCIVFAYIGVSVVLFLVSRFSPYEWHTEEYEDGQIQTNESTNEFGIFNSLWFSLGAFMRQGCDISPRSLSGRIVGGVWWFFTLIIISSYTANLAAFLTVERMVSPIESAEDLAKQTEIAYGTLDSGSTKEFFRRSKIALFDKMWTYMRSAEPSVFVKTTAEGVVRVRKSKGKYAYLLESTMNEYIEQRKPCDTMKVGGNLDSKGYGIATPKGSSLRRRPAHSA